The following nucleotide sequence is from Salvia splendens isolate huo1 chromosome 2, SspV2, whole genome shotgun sequence.
GCATGTGGATGGGACTAGGATATACAATATCTATTTGAGGGCTCTTTGTCGAATGAAAAACCCTTCAGAGCTTCTAAACGTGCTTGTTTTGATGCTGCAGTCGAACTGCCCACCTGATATAATTAGCCTGAATACTTTGATAAAGGGCTTTTGCATGATGGGAAAGATGGAAGAGGCTTTGCAGGTGCTTAATGATATGATCAATGGTAAATTTTGTGCTCCGGATAAGGTGACCTTCACTACTATTATTCAGGGGCTTCTAAATGTTGGTAAGGCTGAAGAAGCAATGAGATTCTTGCATCATGTCATGCCAGAGAAAGGGTTTTCCCCTGGTGTCGTGACATACAATGCTGTGCTTCGTGGATTGGTTAAACTCGGCCAAGCCAGAGAAGCTATGGAACTTTTCAATAATATGATCTGCCGTGGGGTGGCTGCTGATTGTTTGACTCACACTGTTATAATTGAAGGGCTGTGTGAGTCTAACTCAATTGATGATGCTGTGAAATTTTGGAGCAATGTCGTTTGGCCTTCTGCGGTTCATGACAGTTTTGTGTATTCTGCTCTGCTTAAAGGGCTTTGTCGTTCAGAGAGGTTTAGTGAGGCGTGTCACTTGCTATATGAAATGGCAGATTGTGGAGTCGCTCTTAACAATGTGAATTACAACATTGTGATTGGTTGTGCTTGCAAGTTAGGTTTAAAGAAGGGAACTTATCAGATTGTGGGCGAGATGAGGAAAAATGGCTTGAGGCCCGACTCAGTAACGTGGAGAATACTGGATAAATAGCAGGATGCAGTAGCGAAGACATCATCATCCGCTAGACTAGCTGAACAGTTATGAGGATTGTGCGATAAGAGATGAAAACCGTGTTAATCTAATCTGTATCAAGGCCCGTATAATATCATATGATAATGCTACTCAAAGAACTTTCTCACTCTTGATCTTGTCAATTTAGCAAGCAACTGAGATGTTCCTTGTTTGATGATAGGAGATGTTTGATTAGTTTGAAAGGCTTTCTTTGTTTGATATTTTGTTGGAGTTGCAATTGCAAGATCCATGTATTTGTGGAGCATTTGAGTGGGTAAGATAAACACCGTTGCTTCGACCAACTCCCAAATAAATTCATGTGGCAGTCTGATCCCATTCAATATTCCTTTGCTGCTCAAGTACAAACGGGCTATGTATTCTAGTTTTGAAAGAAAGGGGTTTCCATGAACAATATTTTAATCCCACATCGGCAAATACACTCAAAAATTCAAGTATAGTTTTTTGTATAAAAGGGCGAGGAAGTGGTTGTCCCACATCGGTTAACACACTGAAAAATGAAGTGTAGCTTGTTGTACAAAAGGGTGACTAAGTAGATGAAGCATAGCATCTTTGCGCTTGGGGCAATGACGCAGCTAGTGAGGTTCTAACCGAGGCGCGTCTATTGCTGGTTGAAAACTATTTCCAAACCCCCTCTTCGGCCATTGCTTGACCTTGGCCGTCGAGAATTTCTGGAAGGTCTCCCTTTTCAGGGGAAAGACCTACAATAACAGTTCTAATTTTTGCAACAAATGTGGCTTCTGGATCAGAACAACTTCTTGTTGAAAACTGAGATGCtgaaaaaaaactactactactatatgaaAAGGCAAACTTATTCCCCCATGAGAGTtgcatgttttcatttcaatGTAATCCGTGAATAAAGTTGCCCGACAAGTGAATTACAACATGTGATAGATGGTAACCGACACTATGCCTGATTGCATTGCATGTATTGATAATAGCAAGTGGGACTCTTCCCATCTCTCTAAGCTACAAATCATAAATTTCAACAACTAATCATATCTAAAACTAGGATGATTATATATAAATGGCGTTTATTACTGCTATTTGTGCCATTACGGCGGCTACCTTTTTAATACTACTaagatttttattttgtaaaattacaACACTAAAATGTTGGACAGCAGGACTGGAAAAAGCAATTATTGTATTGCTTAATCTTTTTCTTCTATCTGGTTTCATAGTAGTGGtttatttttactactattattataacactaaaataatactagtatatctttcattttttatttacgGAGTATCATAATTAGTTCCTGATATAATCAAGTctaatttactaattttatgtCGATAAGTACCACGACAATTATTAAATTACTCAACTCACCACCTTATTTAAATTAGTTAGGATAGGGGTCCCTTGCCTGTGTTTTGAACAAGACAAGCAAAACAAATAAGCAAAATATACTTCAAAAACTAGTAGTATATCCTAAAAACTGGACCAATTTAGTTCTACATGACCAAGCTTAGTCTGTAGCCAATCAAATATCATTGAGAGatgtttttttattgtattttagtaaatataaaattaacgTTTACacttttataatattatatttgtaTAAAAGGCCATCGGCTGACAcgacacacatcacaaaaataacAAGAACTTTAGCTTGTCGCGTTATCATTTTTCCACTAGAATTCTCATTCGGTAAAAagtaatgaataaaaataaaaaaaaatccagttTTTAGAATGGAGAAATCAACCCACtcaaatggaaataatattatataaactAATATTAGAGGCAAGTATGTAGATTAATGTTTTCTACTTCTCTTATTTGTTGCGAGTAGGCATTGTGATGACATTGATGTAGTGGTCAAGTCCATCAAATGCCAAACTTTTGGTTTTTTACTTTAGACCCACTCCAATATTCAATTACTAGTAAAGAGTTTTATGTATTTAATTCTAATAACTGTTATAGTTTGCGTAAAAGTGAATCTAATAACATCAAATTCTTATGCTAACTTATTCATCAATAAATACTCATTTTAGGTGCATATATGATTGATTGAGAGTAACAAAAAACTATGTTATCAATGTGCATCGTGCTCGTGCGTGCTTAGGAACCATAACGACATATATATGCGCTTTTCTATTTCCATAGGCACAATCAGTACTGAATAACGCCAACCATGAAAAATATCTCATGATTTTTTGGAGCTAATACATTAGCACATTTCAATCAAGATTGCCGCCCATCAATATGTACATGACAAAAaccataacaaataaaaatattacttaCAATATTAGTACTATACATTATTTTACCTGCAATAAGATCTGATGCATAAAAAAATTGTGTGCTGTATCCCATTTTTTATATGGTCCATATGCACTCCCAAGAAGGAATCATGATCTCGACGTTTGTTGGTTTGTATTCTTTCGTCATTTCACAGAATAAATCATTATTATATCATTTGCATTGGAGAAATATAGATATTATATGATAGTAATGATTAAGTAGGTGCACTCATCTCATGATATCGCAAAGATTAAATTAATTCGACAATTGTTGGAAAAATCAAGACTAAAAATGCATGGGGCCTTTTTTTTAGAATACTCCTACTATTACTAAATATGAATCGGCAATTCCTTCGTCTTCTAAACTACTCCCAAAAGAATATATTGATCCAAATACTATATTCAATTATTCAAATCTAACCCTACAAGACCACATTTCATGTATGTCTATAGCAGTATTatttaacaaaacaaaacaaaataattagaatttaataaaaaaattctaattGAAGAGAAATAGTAGTACTTCCGTGGGGGTGCGAGCCCATAACTGTCAGTCTGTCATTAATTGCAAGGTTTAGAATAGTaattaaagtaaataaattttaattggagTGGTTAAGTATTAGTTACGATATGTTAATTGCATGATTTGTGTGGCGTTCAGGAAATTTGGAGCGCACTGGAGTGTTGTTCTTGAATAATGCAAGCTATttcgaaattaaaaaataaaagtgaactaccaaatgtatatttatattatcatttaatcCACGTAAGGAAGTAGTTTCCCAAAAGATACACAGTTTGTAATTCTACATTGAAGTGATACCTAATATTGGTTGAATAAAACACCGCGAGAAGATGATTGTTGTCGCATCCTTCTAGAGCACCCCTCTATAATTTTGTTCATCTACAATAAATTAGTTGCATTCCAACCATTATTTCTATCTCAGGAGTGGCTTTCAAAACTTGCATTAAATAATTGCACTATAACTAAAGTTTGATTAAAAGTATACAAACAAAATTGTGCAAACGCGATGTACTTTGATTGCTCTAGTATATGAacataattaagaaaaatattgctttaatttcttttagtatattggTATTTTATTTAGATAGCGAATCAAGGAATAAAAAATTGTCTTTTATTCATTCACACACTATAATAATGGTTAGCATCAATTTTGTTTCCCTCGTGAGTCGAAGATAAGATTTCCTCAACTCTATTTTGTAAGtaataatatcaaaattatgTAAACAGAACACTAAATCTGATTTAGGTAATATTCCAAAGAGTAGGACACAAAAAAATGACGACGTCGTCGTGTTGGCAGTGGCACATTTACTCCGGTAATAATAATAGAGACGTTTCCGAAAACTATAAACCCATTCACAAAAAATTGAATAGGATTTCCAAATCTAAATACCTTGTCAAGTTGAATACAAAGTGGAGAATTTCAGAAACATACACATTTTTATAAACCAATCAAAGAGTTtcgtaaataaattaattcaggTTCCACAATTAGTGAGACGTAAATCATTGCAATATTCTCACATCCTTGGCATACAACAAAAAACCAGCCCCACATGGCCACATTTTAAGTATTAATAAAAGCTCAAACACGCCTTCTTTCCAATAAACCTTGAAACAAAACCTGTCTCGTACATATAAGTATTATCTTCACGGATTCATGTAACAGTCCTGCTCTGCTTTCCTACAAAAATCTTGgccctttttctctttttttagagagagatagaaagggAAAGAGATTGGGTGGagtaagaagtaaacaaagtgAGAGAGAGTATTATTATAATTCACAATGGACCCCAACACATCCATCACGGGTGTGCGCAAAACAACCTCATCTTAATACTACAACATTTCCTCCTCTATAAAGACCACTGCTCAAGATCACTTCTCTTCCATtctacttctctctctctctatttttgCAGGGAGCTATTCAAAATGGCTCCTGCTTCTTTCCCCTGTTTCGCGGGTCTCTGCATAGTCCTCCTGAGTTTGAGGCCCATTCTTAGCCAGGCCCAGCCCGTTTTCGCCTGCGATGTGGCGAACAATCCCGGGCTGAAGAACCTGAGCTTCTGCGACCCGTCATTGGACGTGCAAGCCCGGGTGAGCGACCTAGTGAGCAGGCTGACTCTGCAGGAGAAAATCGGTTGGCTCGTGAATGCTGCCAAGGGGATTACCCGCCTCGGCATACCCAACTACGAGTGGTGGTCCGAGGCCCTGCACGGCGTCTCCAATGTCGGCCCGGGCACCCGCTTCACCTCCCTCGTCCCCGGCGCCACTAGCTTCCCTCAGGTCATCCTCACCGCAGCCACATTTAACGAATCTCTCTTTCACACCATTGGCAAGGTACTAAATGCACTTCAACTATTCTTTTTCAATCAATCTctgcgtgtgtgtgtgttttgctaTCCCGGGCCTGGTTGGTTGCTCTCTCTGTTTCCCAAGATATCAAGATTAAGcttttgcatattttatttattaatttgattttatccatTATTAGAGGCTCTCGTGCTTTTGAAAATGACAACCATAAAAGTTGAGGTAGACCGGCATTTAGCATTATTCAGGATGTCATGCTATATTCTTAAAACATAATTTAAGAGCATCGTGTACGAATTATGCAAGCTTGTATCCAGCTACTCTTTTACCTGATTACCACTACCTGTCGTATTACAGACGTTGTTACGCTAATTGCCCAACTCAGACGAAAAGCCAATCTACCAGAAAATATtcttttttactattattactattactttTCAAAAAGCAGGCTAACTCCTCATTATTGAAGTTTGCATAATGAATCCGAAGCCTCTTTTGGTTTTAGTCTTTATTTGGTTTGAAAATACAGATGGTTTGATTAAGACTGGTTAACAGACTAAGATTAATCACCGCCATTGTTAGATCTAGGTTGGTAACTAAGACATCCCTTTCGATAATGAATGAGTGATTAGGAATTCAAAGTGGTTGGGTGCAGGTGGTGTCCACGGAGGCAAGAGCAATGCACAATGTAGGGTTAGCCGGGCTGACATACTGGTCGCCCAATGTGAACATCTTCCGCGACCCGAGATGGGGACGGGGGCAGGAGACTCCTGGAGAAGACCCCGTCCTCTCCAGCAAATACGGGGCTGCGTATGTGAGAGGCCTGCAGCAGAGTGATGACGGCGATAAGGAGAAGCTCAAGGTTGCTGCCTGCTGCAAGCACTACACGGCTTATGATGTCGATAACTGGAAAGGAATACAGAGATACAGTTTCAACGCTATCGTAATTCCTACTACTCAACAAATTTATAACTCTATCATACTATATATAATAGTAGCACAAGATTTAAAGAAATCTGTGTGTTTTATTAGGTGACGCAGCAGGATATGGACGACACATTCCAGCCGCCGTTCAAGAGCTGTGTTATCGACGGAGATGTGGCGAGCGTCATGTGCTCTTACAATCAAGTAAATGGCAAGCCCACTTGCGGTGACCCTGACCTCTTGGCTGGTGTCATTCGAGGCCAATGGAAGTTGAATGGGTGACCACACtactctttcttttatttagtAGTACTGCATACAGAATGAAACATTTTCTAATAGCTATTCTTTCCCTGCAGTTACATAGTTTCGGATTGTGATTCGCTAAACGAGATGTTCAATGCACAAAAGTACACTAAGACACCCGAAGAAACGGCTGCCTTAGCTGTGAATTCAGGTCTGCATGCTTATTGAGTTTGAGAGGTTGAATCTGTTTGATAACTAATTCAATTGTTGGTAAATGCAGGGTTGGATCTCAACTGCGGTAATTTCCTCAGCAATAACGCTCAAAAAGCAGTCGATCGTGGCCTGCTCAATGAGACAACAATTGACAAAGCTGTCTCAAACAACTTCGCAACCATGATGAGGCTGGGATTCTTCGACGGTAACCCCACCAACCAACTCTATGGCAAGCTCGGACCTAAAGACGTCTGCACTCCAGAAAACCAGAACCTTGCTCGTGAAGTTGCACGACAAGGCATTGTGCTGCTCAAGAACTCCGCTGGCTCCCTCCCTCTGTCCTCTGCTTCCATCAAGTCCTTGGCCGTTATCGGCCCCAATGCCAACGCGACACACACCATGCTAGGCAACTACGAAGGTATGTATGTATGCACTCTTTCTCACTGATTCATCAATGTAGTAGCAAATCAGTCTTTGATGGGGATGAGTTTCAGGCATTCCATGCAAGTACACGACACCGTTGCAGGGCCTAACGGCCACAACAGCCACATTGTATCAGCCGGGCTGCGCTGACACGTCATGCGCCACAGCTCAAGTGGACGCGGCCAAGAAGGTGGCCGCGTCCGCTGATGCTGTAGTGCTGGTGATGGGATCGGATCAGTCCATCGAGAGGGAGAGTCTGGACAGAGTGAACATCACTCTCCCCGGGCAGCAGCAGCTCTTGGTATCCAAGGTTGCAAGCGTCTCCAAGGGGCCCGTGATTCTCGTGATAATGTCGGGTGGAGGCATGGACGTGCAGTTTGCCAAAGAAGACCCCAAGATCACGAGCATCCTGTGGGTCGGCTTCCCCGGTGAGGCAGGCGGGGCCGCCATCGCTGACGTCATATTCGGGGCCTACAACCCTAGTAAGTCTTGCtagtaaaattaaaacacaCCAACTCTGTTTATGACTGATAAAGTGTTATTGTGAATTTGCAGGTGGTAGATTGCCTATGACATGGTATCCCGAATCATACGCTGACACGGTCGACATGACAGACATGCACATGAGGCCGAATCCAGCCACGGGCTTCCCTGGCCGGAGCTACCGGTTTTACAAGGGCCCCACGGTCTTCTCATTCGGGGACGGGCTGAGTTACACTGCGTTTAGTCATGAGGTGGTCGCGGCGCCTAAGGTTGTGTCCTTGGCTCTGGAAGAAGGGCACGCGTGCCTTTCGTCCGAGTGCAAGTCGATCGAAGCTGTGGAGGAGAGGTGCGAGAATTTGGCATTCGATATTCATTTGAGAGTGAAGAATGTGGGGGAGATGAGGGGAAGTCACACGGTTCTCTTGTTCTCTAGCCCTCCGCAGCTGCACAATGCACCTCAGAAGCAGCTGGTGGGATTTCAGAAAATGCATATAGAGGCAGGGGGAGAAGGGGTGGCTCGATTCGACGTCGATGTTTGTAAGCATCTGAGCGTTGTGGATGAGAATGGGAAGAGAAGGGTTGGGTTAGGGGATCATCTTCTTCATGTGGGAAGCTTGAAGCATTCGTTGACACTGAGGGTTTGAATGTATTCTCATTGGGGGGgtatatttccttttttcttaTGTTTGCTCTGTTTTAATCTTTCTTTTCGGAAagggaaaaagaaagaaattggAGGGTGGAAATGGCAACAATGGGTAGAGGAAGAAGATTTATAACTTAAAATCACAACTGTAATCAGTTTCTTCTTATTTCAATGGAAATAtgccatttttttaatattatttcttctcTTGAAGTTTTAATTTACCGTATGGAATGCGCAGTCTTTAAACTAATTTTATCATATTGAAAGCCATTTAATAATAATGCAGTAACATCATAAACAAATTGTACAATAATGCGAACATGCAATTGATTATATTTAGCCGTACTCTAATTGTGAGAATTAAAATGGTTTATATGCAATTGATTATGTTTAGCTGCACTCCAACTGGGAGAATTTAAATGGTTCTTAAAGCATAATTCAAGTGGACCTAATTAGTgtatatttattcaattaacCCATTCTTCAATAATGAAAAATATCCAAGGTAGCTCCCCATATAGGGGCTATATTTATCACGACGTCTTAAGAATTACTTTTACTTTAAATTGAGGAATCTGTTATAAATGGTTGATTAACTAACTCTGACATTTAAAAGTtcacaataaaataaagaagCTAGTACATCTATAATTACCTACCCTATCAGGGCATCCACGGTGGGGCGCCCTAAAACCCACCCTATGCATCGCCATGTCAGCATTATTCTcctgcccttccacctgcagtggggcgccgtataagttttactattgttttgttaattaatttaaatgttttcaaatatataaatgcaaactaattaaaaaacacaacgattaaataGAAACGGCAAAtaatacattgattaaaaaaaaattacaatgattataaataaaaaaaatttgactgaattaatatttatataaacaaaattttcgatggggtatttatataaacaaaatttttgaattaaaaaaaaaaatttaaaacgcgttgcatcgtctgcgccatcgtctgcgtcgcccacagtgggcggacgatggcctatcggccgcgcttcgtccgcggactaagcttagggcgcggacgacgcatcgtccgtcgtccgcgcacccacagtggcggacgatagcgcgctgGATGCTCATCGGGCGCGCtgtcgtccgccccattgtggatgctctcagaGAGCTTCCTTCCACTTTGTTCATTAATGAGTGTAACTAGAATTCCTATAGAACAAATTAATAAGCATAACCATATAGGATAGCCCAATGTAATTtggatttttttcaatttataacACATCTATTTATCGCTTggcttattaattttttaaatatatgtgtttatttgtaattaagtTTGTAGCTTAAGTTAATAATATTACGGTATCGTGGTAGGGTGGGGATAAAAGtggatattaaatttataatattacaGTTCTTATGTTTTTAATTGATATATGGGCTTAAAACGGGCTCATTATCCGACAATGTTCTGAAACAAGATTTGGAGAAATTTTAATTGGgatttaaatccaaaccaattcATTTCACCATCAATTTCAATTGTATGGCCTCACATTGTGAAATCCGAGGGGCCctttaattttgaaaaaggaatgatcaaatacaaactcagCCTTCTAATATCCGTACCACAAGTATAATAGATAGGACTAAAATAATTGGACAATATGATGTCACTTAATGATATAGATCCCACAGCatggtaaaataaataaatcatgttCAAAATCACCCGTTCATTCGATAACAAGACGCCACAACATTGTGGATAAACATATTTATTCCACTTCTGTTTATCAATATCACAAATCTTGCATCGTATGTTATAGCGTGAAATAATTGGTTtgattatcttttatttttgggGGGATTAATTATCAAAAAGAAATTCAAGTTTATCAATTGTTGCAAAactaaaaatttcaaaaataatactccatgtatAATTTTAAGCTAGATAATTAACTAAGAATCAAATCGAATTTATCGGCATCTCCACGAAAAGAAAAAATTAGAGAAAACCACTCAAACAAGCTGGAGATAAAAATAATCTGATCATCGCTCGCCTAAAGATTACTTTCGCAATCCATGTTCAAAGACTACTTATTAGTTATGAGTTCatggaaattgtttaattaatataGAAATATTGAAGGATAATAACCGAACCAACCCTCATTAGTTGGTTTACTAGATAAGCACTAGCTTGGAAATATCCAGTTTTATCTTGTTGGTTGTGgtaattatttaatctaattaTAACCACACAACCTATCATTATCCCATACGatgataatagtaataaaaaaactTTTGAGTGAATCAAAACTAACCTCATATAAGAGATTAACATTCCATTACATCAAAGTCTTAATGTATATCCCAAATCCCCTTGTCTATTTGTCCAATCCAAAAGTGGACATAAGCAAATTACCCAACTAATTAAgcgaataattattataaataattgggCAGAGGCACTTAATTCAGTTCTCACATCAGATCAAAGGGTCCCATTGCTTGCCACAACGCCACGTGTGGTATAGGCATGGAGGATTGATGATATAAGCATGAAGTGTGATGAAGCATAATTATcaaacaacaaacaaattctCTAGAGTCTAAACAAAACACCTCAAATTCATTGCAATCTTTTTATCCCCCAACTATGATCCAAGTGTTCTTATACACTTAATGCAACTAATCATACAACAAAACGTAATATCTAGATCAAATAAATACACACACTCCCTCCTACTCCTACTGAAACAAGGTTCCCTTGAATGGCAACATATTCCGTTACTTGAAAAGCAATCAAAGTTGTTTTAGAGTGGGATGTCAGCACACCCTCATTTTTTAACACCCTCTTGGATCTTTGGTGATGCCCATcttcaacacacacacacacatcttCCATCACACGTCATCTTCTCTAACTATAAATACCCCAATATATCTTGACCATCAATATACCACTTATTACTATCCATCTTCAACCTTATTACTATATAGATAGTTAAGTCCGAACAATTGCATTTGCATATATTGGTGATAATCAAGAATAATGGGAGATAACAACTTGAATTTGCCACCGGGGTTTCGATTCTATCCGACGGATGAAGAATTGGTGGTCCATTTCCTCCACCGTAAGGCGGCGCTACTACCTTACCATCCAGATGTCATCCCAG
It contains:
- the LOC121788416 gene encoding beta-xylosidase/alpha-L-arabinofuranosidase 1-like, with amino-acid sequence MAPASFPCFAGLCIVLLSLRPILSQAQPVFACDVANNPGLKNLSFCDPSLDVQARVSDLVSRLTLQEKIGWLVNAAKGITRLGIPNYEWWSEALHGVSNVGPGTRFTSLVPGATSFPQVILTAATFNESLFHTIGKVVSTEARAMHNVGLAGLTYWSPNVNIFRDPRWGRGQETPGEDPVLSSKYGAAYVRGLQQSDDGDKEKLKVAACCKHYTAYDVDNWKGIQRYSFNAIVTQQDMDDTFQPPFKSCVIDGDVASVMCSYNQVNGKPTCGDPDLLAGVIRGQWKLNGYIVSDCDSLNEMFNAQKYTKTPEETAALAVNSGLDLNCGNFLSNNAQKAVDRGLLNETTIDKAVSNNFATMMRLGFFDGNPTNQLYGKLGPKDVCTPENQNLAREVARQGIVLLKNSAGSLPLSSASIKSLAVIGPNANATHTMLGNYEGIPCKYTTPLQGLTATTATLYQPGCADTSCATAQVDAAKKVAASADAVVLVMGSDQSIERESLDRVNITLPGQQQLLVSKVASVSKGPVILVIMSGGGMDVQFAKEDPKITSILWVGFPGEAGGAAIADVIFGAYNPSGRLPMTWYPESYADTVDMTDMHMRPNPATGFPGRSYRFYKGPTVFSFGDGLSYTAFSHEVVAAPKVVSLALEEGHACLSSECKSIEAVEERCENLAFDIHLRVKNVGEMRGSHTVLLFSSPPQLHNAPQKQLVGFQKMHIEAGGEGVARFDVDVCKHLSVVDENGKRRVGLGDHLLHVGSLKHSLTLRV